In a genomic window of Pseudomonas mohnii:
- a CDS encoding DMT family transporter: MTVSTPLSGVNQPFKGILLIVVATFLFSSHDAISKYLSGFYPIVMVVWARYVVHTLLMAGIFLPQSGLRVLRTKRPLLQLVRALCLLGTSLFFTTGLMYIPLAEATSVNFLAPVLVTALSVPLLKERVTRGQWLAVIFGFSGVLIIVHPGGELFTPAVLLPFCSALFFCFYQLLTRKLSEIDSPTTSNFFAGLCNTLVMSALVPFFWQVPSLPHGVLMLALGACGMTAHLFLTQAFRHAAPALLAPFSYCQIVFAGLLGWLLFSHTPTLTTVLGIAVICCSGLAAAWQQSRR; this comes from the coding sequence ATGACAGTCAGCACCCCGCTTTCCGGCGTCAATCAGCCCTTCAAGGGCATCTTGCTGATCGTCGTTGCCACCTTCCTGTTTTCCAGTCATGACGCGATATCCAAATACCTCTCGGGGTTCTACCCGATTGTCATGGTGGTGTGGGCGCGTTATGTGGTGCACACCTTGTTGATGGCCGGGATATTCCTGCCGCAATCCGGGTTGCGGGTGTTGCGTACCAAGCGCCCGTTGCTGCAATTGGTCCGGGCGTTATGCCTGCTGGGCACCAGTCTGTTTTTCACCACGGGGTTGATGTACATCCCGCTGGCGGAAGCGACCTCGGTCAACTTCCTGGCGCCCGTGCTGGTCACGGCGTTGTCGGTGCCGTTGCTCAAGGAGCGCGTGACGCGCGGGCAGTGGTTGGCGGTGATTTTCGGCTTCAGCGGCGTGCTGATCATTGTTCACCCCGGCGGCGAGTTGTTCACCCCGGCGGTGTTGCTGCCGTTCTGTTCGGCGTTGTTTTTCTGCTTCTATCAACTGCTGACCCGCAAGCTCAGCGAGATCGACAGCCCGACCACCAGCAACTTCTTCGCCGGGCTGTGCAACACCCTGGTAATGAGTGCGTTGGTGCCGTTCTTCTGGCAGGTGCCGAGCCTGCCCCATGGCGTGCTGATGCTGGCGCTGGGCGCCTGCGGCATGACGGCGCATCTGTTTCTGACCCAGGCTTTCCGCCATGCCGCGCCCGCTTTGCTGGCGCCCTTCAGTTACTGCCAGATCGTGTTTGCCGGCCTGCTGGGCTGGTTGCTCTTTTCCCACACGCCAACCTTGACCACGGTGCTTGGGATCGCGGTGATTTGCTGCAGTGGCCTGGCGGCGGCCTGGCAGCAAAGTCGCCGTTGA
- a CDS encoding methyl-accepting chemotaxis protein: protein MSPGRLSIAQRAVISFGLIALLVLLQGLFALKQVAEVRATGQYTENISLPSTRYLGEIRDYALSIRVLSLRMALNRDPKVLEATVSRLHQVQGWLEQALNKFTPLVGDYNREPYEKFVATVTQYRQALAQYETLSRENRQEEMTALLNGKIQDYSTLTGDQFAELVALTTQQVSQSAQQADALYNQVKVTVIGALIAVSLLTVLLAWMLIRSIVAPIRQAVDVAEQVAAGDLSTPIRSHGMDETGRLLTALSIMQTSLRETLQRISDASTQLAAAANQMKQSTHQDSGRLQQQHNEIEQAATAVNEMTVAVEEVARNAVSTSDSTRQSTQQASQGQARVIETLDSIQAMSADAGTALQQVQTLAEQSREIGKVLDVIRAIAEQTNLLALNAAIEAARAGEAGRGFAVVADEVRALAHRTQQSTREIEQMIGRVQGDTEGVVQSMHGNSQRVAQTLSLAEQAGIALAEITRAMEQIHERNLVIASASEEQAAVAREVDRNLLNIRDLSLQSADASTRTSATSQELSQLAAGLQNLVVRFRF from the coding sequence ATGTCGCCAGGTCGCCTGAGCATCGCCCAACGCGCGGTCATCAGCTTCGGTCTCATCGCCCTGCTGGTGCTGTTGCAGGGCTTGTTCGCCCTCAAGCAAGTCGCCGAAGTGCGTGCCACCGGCCAATACACCGAGAACATCTCCCTGCCCAGTACCCGCTACCTGGGGGAAATCCGCGACTATGCATTGAGCATTCGCGTACTCAGCCTGCGCATGGCACTCAACCGCGACCCCAAAGTGCTCGAGGCCACGGTGAGCCGCCTGCATCAGGTGCAGGGCTGGCTGGAACAGGCGCTGAACAAATTCACCCCCCTCGTAGGCGATTACAACAGAGAGCCGTACGAAAAATTCGTCGCGACCGTCACCCAATACCGTCAAGCGCTCGCGCAATACGAAACCCTGTCGCGGGAAAACCGCCAGGAAGAAATGACCGCGCTGCTCAACGGCAAGATCCAGGATTACTCGACACTGACCGGTGACCAGTTCGCAGAGCTGGTGGCCCTCACCACCCAGCAAGTCAGCCAATCGGCGCAACAGGCCGACGCGCTCTACAACCAGGTGAAAGTCACGGTGATCGGGGCCTTGATCGCCGTCTCGCTGCTGACCGTGCTCCTCGCCTGGATGTTGATTCGCAGCATCGTGGCGCCCATCCGTCAGGCCGTAGACGTGGCCGAGCAGGTCGCCGCCGGGGATCTCAGTACGCCGATCCGCAGCCACGGCATGGATGAAACCGGGCGTTTGCTGACCGCGTTGTCGATCATGCAAACCAGCCTGCGCGAGACCCTGCAACGGATCAGCGACGCCTCCACACAACTGGCCGCTGCCGCCAACCAGATGAAACAGAGCACCCACCAGGACTCTGGCCGCCTGCAACAGCAGCACAACGAAATCGAACAAGCCGCCACGGCGGTGAACGAGATGACCGTGGCCGTGGAAGAAGTCGCACGCAATGCCGTATCGACGTCTGACAGTACGCGCCAGTCGACACAACAGGCGAGTCAGGGTCAGGCGCGGGTGATTGAAACACTCGACTCGATCCAGGCCATGAGCGCCGATGCCGGCACAGCCCTGCAACAGGTGCAGACCCTGGCCGAGCAATCCCGGGAAATCGGCAAGGTGCTGGACGTGATTCGCGCCATCGCCGAACAGACCAACCTGCTGGCGCTCAACGCGGCCATCGAGGCCGCCAGGGCCGGGGAAGCCGGGCGCGGTTTTGCGGTCGTGGCCGATGAAGTTCGCGCACTGGCCCATCGCACTCAACAATCGACCCGGGAAATCGAACAGATGATCGGCCGGGTTCAGGGCGATACCGAAGGTGTGGTGCAGTCGATGCACGGCAACAGCCAGCGCGTTGCGCAAACCCTGTCGCTCGCGGAACAGGCTGGCATCGCACTGGCAGAAATTACCCGGGCCATGGAACAGATCCATGAGCGCAACCTGGTGATTGCCAGCGCGTCGGAAGAGCAAGCGGCGGTGGCGCGCGAGGTGGACAGGAATCTGCTGAACATTCGCGACCTGTCACTGCAAAGCGCCGACGCCTCGACCCGCACCAGTGCTACCAGCCAGGAGCTGTCGCAATTGGCGGCGGGCCTGCAAAACCTGGTGGTGCGCTTCAGGTTCTGA